Proteins encoded in a region of the Sander lucioperca isolate FBNREF2018 chromosome 4, SLUC_FBN_1.2, whole genome shotgun sequence genome:
- the tapt1b gene encoding transmembrane anterior posterior transformation protein 1 homolog → MADPLSSGLGEEQEKEKEDRERDKKAAKTENINEKDGVTETLAFNDKNGGSKGKKRNLSDLSLVRFITTELTRGYFLEHNEAKYTERRERVYTCLRIPKELEKLMTFGFFLCLDAFLYVFTLLPLRVILALLRLITLPCCGLSGSRLLQPAQVCDVLKGFIMVLCYSMMSYVDYSMMYHLIRGQSVIKLYIIYNMLEVADRLFSSFGQDILDALYWTATEPKEKKRAHIGVIPHFLMAVLYVFLHAILIMVQATTLNVAFNSHNKSLLTIMMSNNFVEIKGSVFKKFEKNNLFQMSNSDIKERFTNYILLLIVCLRNMEQFSWNPDHLWVLFPDVVMVIASEVAVDVVKHAFITKFNDISADVYGEYRASLAFDLVSSRQKNAYTDYSDSVSRRMGFIPLPLALLLIRVVTSSVKIQGSLSFMCVLLFYLGMITLKVLNSIVLLGTSCVFVKEANMEEKLSDPPPSVVSSRANSRAHRTKHFHTSPQQEPATDKGGISLAADNPPPPNMAETSDPILPKSDSDTFLTTPDEEDDDKIINADTGLEGDRLEHRTPKKDLLEIDRFTICGNRID, encoded by the exons ATGGCGGACCCGCTGTCGTCAGGTCTGGGAGAGgagcaggagaaggagaaggaggacagagagagggacaagAAGGCAGCCAAAACAGAGAACATCAACGAGAAGGACGGAGTCACGGAGACGTTAGCGTTCAATGATAAAAATGGCGGCAGTAAGGGCAAGAAACGCAACCTGTCAG ACCTGTCTCTGGTCAGATTTATAACTACTGAGCTGACCAGAGGCTACTTCCTGGAACACAATGAAGCCAAATACACAGAGCGCAGAGAGAGGGTCTACACCTGCCTCCGCATCCCCAAGGAGCTCGAGaag TTGATGACATTTGGCTTCTTCCTCTGTCTGGATGCCTTTCTCTATGTGTTCACTCTGCTGCCCCTCAGGGTGATTCTGGCTCTTTTGCGACTCATCACATTGCCATGCTGTGGCCTCAG tggcTCCCGCCTGCTCCAGCCAGCCCAGGTGTGTGATGTTCTGAAAGGCTTCATTATGGTGCTGTGTTACTCTATGATGAGCTACGTGGATTACTCCATGATGTACCACCTCATCAGAGGACAGTCTGTCATCAAACTGTACATCATATACAACATGTTAGAG GTGGCGGACCGCCTGTTCTCATCATTTGGCCAGGACATCCTGGATGCTCTGTACTGGACAGCCACAGAACCCAAGGAGAAGAAGAGAGCGCACATAGGCGTGATTCCTCACTTCCTCATGGCTGTGCTCTACGTCT TTCTCCATGCCATCCTCATCATGGTTCAGGCGACCACTCTCAACGTAGCCTTCAACTCCCACAACAAGTCCCTGCTCACCATCATGATGTCAAACAAC tttgTGGAGATCAAAGGAAGTGTGTTCAAGAAGTTTGAAAAGAACAACCTTTTCCAGATGTCAAACAGTG ACATAAAAGAGAGGTTCACCAACTACATCCTCCTGCTCATCGTCTGTCTGAGAAACATGGAGCAGTTCTCATGGAACCCTG ACCACTTGTGGGTGCTGTTTCCTGATGTAGTCATGGTGATTGCTTCAGAGGTTGCCGTGGATGTTGTGAAGCACGCCTTCATCACCAAATTCAATGACATCAGTGCTGAT GTATACGGGGAATACAGAGCCAGCCTTGCCTTTGACCTTGTCAGCAGTCGACAGAAAAAT GCTTACACAGACTACAGTGACTCAGTATCCAGAAGAATGGGCTTCATCCCCCTTCCTTTAGCTCTGCTG tTGATCAGAGTCGTGACCAGCTCAGTGAAGATCCAGGGTTCGCTGTCCTTTATGTGTGTGCTGCTCTTTTACCTGGG gatGATCACTCTGAAGGTGCTCAACAGTATCGTTCTGCTTGGGACGTCCTGTGTGTTCGTCAAAGAGGCCAAcatggaagaaaagctctcggACCCTCCTCCCTCTGTTGTCTCCAGCCGTGCAAACTCTAGAGCTCACCGCACCAAACACTTTCACACTTCACCACAGCAAG AACCCGCAACTGACAAAGGAGGAATATCACTGGCAGCAGACAATCCTCCGCCTCCCAACATGGCAGAGACCTCTGACCCAATACTCCCCAAGAGCGACTCGGACACATTCCTGACCACGCCTGACGAGGAAGATGATGACAAAATCATTAATGCCGACACAGGACTGGAAGGGGACAGACTTGAACACAGAACGCCCAAGAAAGATTTGCTGGAAATAGACCGTTTTACCATCTGTGGCAACAGAATAGACTGA
- the clrn2 gene encoding clarin-2, translating into MPSLWKRITFSVASVLCVGSVALLVVALSTERWVTGRILCKTGAEIVNASHPEMEQFIGDIYYGLFQGGKTKKCGLGNRRSKIYIFPKLVRKLNGGLHMMVILFLLVAVGFALVSLSFCIYNARKVPYQSIKGHKGLYLWNFIAAFFGALGMLCFLAAVRHHGLTERVANHQENLFVLVVLDDSLDWSFWLGVGSIATHFAVCGVVAMSRIKLPKPEIKKPEEPTIAALDLLY; encoded by the exons ATGCCTTCGCTGTGGAAACGGATAACGTTCTCGGTGGCTTCGGTGCTCTGTGTCGGCTCGGTGGCGCTCCTGGTCGTGGCCCTGTCCACAGAGCGGTGGGTCACCGGACGGATCCTGTGTAAAACCGGGGCTGAGATTGTGAACGCGTCCCATCCGGAGATGGAGCAGTTCATCGGGGACATTTACTACGGCTTGTTCCAGGGAGGAAAGACCAAGAAGTGCGGGCTCGGCAACAGACGCTCCAAAATATACA TTTTCCCAAAGCTTGTGCGGAAGTTGAACGGCGGCCTTCACATGATGGTGATCCTCTTCCTGCTGGTGGCTGTGGGGTTTGCACTGGTCAGTCTGTCTTTCTGCATTTACAACGCACGCAAGGTTCCCTACCAGAGCATCAAAGGACACAAAGGACTCTACTTATGGAACTTCATTGCTG CTTTCTTTGGTGCCCTGGGCATGCTGTGTTTCCTGGCAGCCGTGAGGCACCACGGTCTGACCGAGCGTGTGGCTAATCATCAGGAGAACCTCTTTGTGCTGGTTGTGCTGGATGACAGCCTGGACTGGTCCTTCTGGCTGGGTGTAGGCAGCATTGCCACTCACTTTGCTGTCTGTGGAGTGGTTGCCATGAGCCGGATCAAACTGCCCAAACCGGAGATCAAGAAACCTGAAGAACCAACCATCGCTGCTCTGGACCTGCTCTACTGA